Proteins encoded by one window of Lathyrus oleraceus cultivar Zhongwan6 chromosome 1, CAAS_Psat_ZW6_1.0, whole genome shotgun sequence:
- the LOC127138800 gene encoding pentatricopeptide repeat-containing protein At5g50990 produces the protein MSHCTVLLQILKHCKTSLDSKTLAKTHARVTVLGYATYPSLEASLISTYAHCHQPHIAHHVFSRVMNLFNMNLVIENLVKSGECDIAKKMFDKTPVRDVVTWNTIIGGYVKNSRFLDALSIFRGMMNAKVEPDGFTFASVVTGCARLGSFCNAKWVHGLMVEKRVELNYILSAALVDMYAKCGRIDVSKRVFESVVRDHVSVWNAMINGFAVHGLALDATAVFSRMEVENVLPDSVTFVGILKACSHCGLVEVGRKYFEMMQNQFLIQPQLEHYGTMVDLLGRAGHLEEAYSMVKAMSVEPDVVIWRSLLSACRIHGKKELGEFAIANISRLESGDFVLLSNMYCSFKNWHGAERVRQMMKKGGVHKKRGKSWIEFGSSIHQFNAADQSHAETKAIYRVLEGLMQRAKLEGFTPLTDLVLMDVSEEEKEENLSLHSEKLALAYGVLKSSPGTKIMISKNLRICQDCHNWIKIVSRILNREIIVRDRIRFHQFEGGFCSCGDYW, from the coding sequence ATGTCACATTGTACGGTACTTCTCCAAATTCTTAAACATTGTAAAACTTCTTTGGATTCCAAAACCCTTGCAAAAACTCACGCAAGGGTCACTGTACTTGGTTATGCCACATACCCATCTCTTGAAGCGTCTCTAATATCAACCTATGCACATTGTCACCAACCCCACATAGCCCATCATGTGTTTTCCCGAGTTATGAATTTGTTCAACATGAATTTGGTGATTGAAAATCTAGTGAAATCTGGAGAATGTGATATTGCCAAGAAGATGTTTGATAAAACGCCTGTTCGAGATGTGGTTACTTGGAACACCATCATTGGAGGTTATGTTAAGAATTCTCGCTTTCTTGATGCGTTGAGTATTTTCCGCGGTATGATGAACGCCAAGGTTGAGCCTGATGGGTTTACCTTTGCTTCTGTGGTTACCGGGTGTGCTCGCCTTGGTTCGTTTTGCAATGCCAAATGGGTGCATGGTTTAATGGTTGAGAAAAGGGTTGAATTGAATTATATACTCAGTGCTGCGTTGGTTGACATGTATGCTAAGTGTGGCAGGATTGATGTTTCAAAGCGGGTTTTTGAAAGTGTGGTGCGTGATCACGTGTCTGTTTGGAATGCTATGATTAATGGGTTTGCCGTTCACGGGCTTGCTTTGGATGCAACTGCGGTTTTTTCAAGGATGGAGGTGGAAAATGTTTTGCCGGATTCTGTTACTTTTGTTGGGATTCTGAAAGCTTGTAGCCATTGTGGGTTAGTTGAGGTAGGTCGCAAGTACTTTGAAATGATGCAGAATCAGTTTTTGATTCAGCCGCAGCTTGAGCATTATGGGACCATGGTTGATCTCTTGGGACGAGCAGGGCATTTGGAAGAGGCGTATTCTATGGTTAAGGCGATGTCGGTGGAGCCTGATGTTGTTATTTGGAGATCACTTCTGAGTGCGTGTAGAATTCACGGAAAGAAAGAACTTGGTGAATTTGCTATTGCGAATATTTCGCGCCTTGAGAGCGGAGATTTTGTCTTGCTGTCAAACATGTATTGCTCTTTCAAAAACTGGCATGGTGCTGAGAGGGTGAGACAGATGATGAAAAAGGGAGGAGTTCATAAAAAGCGTGGTAAGAGTTGGATTGAATTTGGGAGCAGCATTCACCAATTCAATGCTGCTGATCAGTCACATGCTGAAACGAAAGCAATTTACAGGGTGCTGGAAGGTTTGATGCAGAGAGCTAAACTGGAGGGATTCACACCCTTGACGGATCTAGTTTTGATGGATGTGTCTGAAGAGGAAAAGGAGGAAAATTTATCATTGCATAGCGAGAAATTGGCTTTGGCCTACGGTGTTCTGAAAAGTAGCCCGggaacaaaaatcatgatttcCAAGAACCTGCGTATATGTCAAGACTGTCATAATTGGATTAAAATTGTGTCAAGAATATTAAACAGAGAGATAATTGTGAGAGATCGCATCCGTTTTCATCAATTTGAAGGTGGATTTTGCTCTTGTGGAGACTACTGGTAG